GAAAAGCGGACGCTCCCCGAAAGGCCGGCTTCGCAGATAGCGCCGCAACGCCTGCTGCGTGACCTGATCCAGCCCTTGCTCCACCATATCGATGACAAGGACTGCCGCCTCCGAGGCCTCGACGGCGAAGAGCAAGGCCGCCAAGGCCGGCGAGAAGTTCGCACCCTGTCCCAGAAGCCGGTGAAGATGACTGTCGCTTCGCGCCTCTACCACCGCATCGCCGTCCACCTGCCGCTCCAGCCCGATAAAGGCGGCATCCGGCAGGGCTTCCGAAATCGCCAGCGCCAACCGTGTCTTGCCGCTCCCCAGAGGACCGGTGATGTAGGTGAGGGGTTTCAGGGCCGGGAGCTCGAACCGCTCGCCACCCCATGGCCAGGGCAAATCCAGCGAGACGGCCGCCTCTACGGCCGACGCCACCTTCTTTCGCGCCGCCTCGACGGATTGAACCGTCTCGGCCATCCGGCCGATCTGGCTTTCGAGACCCGCCTGATGGGCGGCAAGCGCGGTATCGAGGCTACCGCCAGCCGACAGGACACCCTTGATCTGCGTAAGCCCCATCCCGAGCCGCCGCAGGGCGGCAACCTCTCTTGCGCGCGCCAGTTCGGACGGGCCGTATATCCGCCAGCCGGCGGTGGTGCGCAGCGGGGTCAGCAATCCATTCTGCTCGTAGAGCCGGAGCGCCTTGGCCGAGACGCCGAGTTCCCTTGCCGCCTCGGCGGCGGTCAGATGAAGGCTGGACCTGCGCACGAATCACCTCCCTGTCGTTCACCACCCTCTTATGCGGCCGGCCCCCGGGGCCGGGTCAAGCAGACGTTTCGGCAAAGAAAAACCCGCCGCAGGCTGGCTGCGGCGGGTCGGAAAGGCGAGGTGCGTGGCGGCTCAGGAAAGCCGTGCGCAGGCGTCCGCGATGCGCTTCAGCGCTTCCGTCAGTTCCGCTTCCAACGTGGCGTAGGAGATGCGGAAAAAGGGCGAGAGGCCGAAGGCCGAGCCCGGGACGACGGCGACATTCGCGTCTTCGAGGAGGTAGTCCGTGAAGTCGCTGTCGGCCTCGATGCGCTTGCCCTTCGGCGTTGTCTTGCCGATCACGCCGGCGCAGCCGGAGAAGGTGTAGAACGCGCCTTCCGGGGTGCGGCAGGCAAGGCCGGGAATGGCGTTGAGTGCGGAGACGACGAGGTCGCGGCGATGCTTGAAGCTCGCCTGGCGGTCCTTCAGGAAGTCCTGGGGGCCGTTCAGCGCTTCGACCGAAGCGGCCTGGCTGACCGAAGACGGGCAGGAGGTCGCCTGGCTCTGGATCACGGCCATGGCCTTGATCAGCGCCTTGGGACCACCGGCATAGCCGATGCGCCAGCCGGTCATCGCATAGGCCTTCGAGACGCCGTTGATCGTCAGCGCGCGGCTTTTCAGGCGCGGTTCGATGGCGACCGGGGTCACGAATTTGAAGCCGTCATAGACGATGTGCTCGTACATGTCGTCGACCATCAGCCAGACATGCGGATGACGCAGCAGCACGTCGAGCAGCGGGCGGTAGTCCGCTTCGCTGTAGGCCGCGCCCGACGGGTTGGACGGCGAGTTGAAGAGCACCCAGCGCGTCTTCGGTGTGATCGCCTTTTCGAGCTGTTCGGCCTTCAGGCGGAAGCCGGCTTCCGCGTCGCAGGGGATCAGCACCGGCACGCCGCCGCAGATCTCCACGATGTCGGAATAGGACGTCCAGTAGGGCGTCGGGATGATCACCTCGTCGCCCGGATTGACGCTCGCCATGAAGGCGTTGAAGAGGATCTGCTTGGCGCCCGTCGCGACGGTGACTTCGTCGATTGCGTAATCAACGTTGTTCTCGCGGCGGAATTTTTCGGAAATCGCCTTCTTCAGCTCCGGCGTGCCGTCGAGCGCGGTGTATTTGGTGTCGCCCTTGTCGATGGCGGCCTTGGCGGCGGCCTTGACGTTGTCGGGCGTGTCGAAGTCAGGCTCGCCGGCGCCGAGGATGATGACCGGCAGGCCTTCCTTCTTCATGGCAGCGGCGCGGGCGCCGATCTGCAGGATTTTCGAAACGCCGATGGCGGCGATGCGCGAGGCGGGCACGAAGCCCGCCTCCTCGATCTTGGTGGATACGGTCATGGCCGCTTACTCGATATCGAAGGAGACGCCCTGGGCGAGCGGCAGGGCCTTCGAATAGTTCACCGTGTTGGTGGCGCGGCGCATATAGGCCTTCCAGGCGTCGGAGCCGGATTCGCGGCCGCCGCCGGTTTCCTTCTCGCCGCCGAATGCGCCGCCGATTTCAGCGCCCGAGGTGCCGATGTTGACATTGGCGATGCCGCAGTCCGAACCGTCGGCCGACAGGAAGCGCTCGGCTTCCTGAACGTTGAGCGTGAAGATCGACGAGGAGAGGCCGGCCGAAACGGCGTTGTGGTCTTCCAGCACGGCTTCGAAGTCGGAATACTTCATGACGTAGAGGATCGGCGCGAAGGTCTCTTCGAGAACCGGGCCGGCCTGCTTCGGCATTTCGACGATGGCGGGCTTGACGTAGTAGGCCGTGTCCTTGCCGGCTTCGGCAACGCGCTCGCCACCGGTGACGGAACCGCCCTCGGCCTTGGCCGCTGCGATTGCCTTCTGCATGCCGTCGAAAGCCTGCTTGTCGACCAGCGGGCCGACGAGAGCGGAGGTTTCCAGCGGGTTGCCGACGGAAACGCTGGTATAGGCCTTCTTCAGGCGCGGAACGAGCTGGTCATAGACGCTGTCATGCACGAAGAGGCGGCGCAGCGTGGTGCAGCGCTGGCCGGCGGTGCCCATTGCGCCGAAGGCGATGGCGCGCAGTGCCATGTCGAGGTCGGCCGAGGGGCAGACGATGCCGGCATTGTTGCCGCCGAGCTCGAGGATCGAGCGGGCGAAACGCTTGGCGAGACGCGGGCCGACTTCCTTGCCCATGCGGGTGGAGCCGGTGGCCGAGACGAGCGCGACCTTGTGGTTGTCGACGAGGGCTTCACCGATGGTGCGGTCGCCGATAAGGACGATCGACAGGTTTGCCGGGGCATCGCCGAAGCGGGCAAGCGCGCGCTCGAAGATCGCCTGGCAGGCGAGCGCCGTCAGCGGGGTCTTTTCAGAGGGCTTCCAGACGATGGAATTGCCGGCGACGAGCGCCAGAGCCGCGTTCCACGACCAGACGGCGACCGGGAAGTTGAAGGCCGAGATGATGCCGACGACGCCGAGCGGGTGCCAGGTTTCCATCATGCGGTGGCCGGGACGCTCGGTGGCGATCGTCAGGCCGTAGAGCTGGCGGGAGAGACCGACGGCGAAATCGCAGATGTCGATCATTTCCTGCACTTCGCCGAGGCCTTCGGAGGTGATCTTGCCGGCCTCGATGGAGACGAGGCGGCCGAGATCGGCCTTGGAGGCGCGCAGCTCTTCGCCGAGCAGGCGAACCAGTTCGCCGCGCTTGGGAGCCGGAACGAGACGCCAGGCCTTGAAGGCTTCGTGGGCGGCATCGATGGCCTTGTTCGTCTCGGCGGCCGAGACGGTCTTCAGCTTGCCGATCTCCTCGCCGCTGACCGGGCTGAAGGAGGCCATGTCGCCACCCTGCCAGTCGGCGCGGGCAACGCCGAGCTTGTCGAGAAGGGCTGCGGTTTCGGTTTTCACGTCGACTTTCGTCATCGGGTATCTCCCTGTTGTCTCTTGGGTCTCTTGGCGCCCGGCAGGCCCGGCGCTTTAATGGTTTCACCCCGGCCGTCCGCTTGCGCTTCCCGTCCGGGGTGTATCTGTCGTGGAAGGCCTTTGCCGTCCGTTATTCCGCGGCTGCCGCCATGTTGACGATGCCGAGGCACATTTCAAGCGAGGCGCGCTGGATGCCGGCATAGTGGGCGAATTCGTCCAGTACCGTGGCGCCCATGTCGCGTTCGAACATCACCTGGTTCGGGCTCGCGACGAAATCCTGCGTCGCGTCGTCGCCGAGATTCGACTGGAAGATGCCCGCGGCGCTGACCGGCAGGAAATCCTCGTAGACGATGGGGTCGAACTGGATCAACCCGGCTTCGATGGCGGTTTCGAGATCGGCGTTGCGGCCGGTGACCGCCTTGCCCTTCTCCGTCAGGCAATAGCGGAAATAGCCGAGGCCTGCCTTGCGGATGCCGTCCCATGTGTCGGGGAAGGCCTTGAAGACATCGGCGAGCGCGGCTTCGTATTCGGCGGCGTTGGAGCCGTCGGCGGCCGGGCGCACGCGGGCGCGGGTGTCGTTCAGGAGCTGGTCGTAAAGCGCGCGGCCCTTCGGCGTCAGCGCGACGCCGCGCTGTTCGATCTCGCCGAAGCGGGCGGTGTGCGAGCCCTTCTGCCAGCTGCCGTCTTCCGCGATGAAGGAGACGGCTTCTTCCAGTGCCTTGAACGAGGTCTGGCGCAGCAGGATCGGGCAGGTGCGGGTCGGCGGGCCCTCGACGATGGCCTTGGGGGCGATGCCCTCTTCCGGCATGCGCGCCTGCACCTTGTCGATGTCGAGCGTGCGCGGCGTCAGGTGATTGATGTGCGGTCCCTTGAAGGACACGACGTCGGCGATCAGGCGGTGCGCGTCGTGCAGGCGCTTGTACATGTCGGCGCTGACGATGGCATGGTCGTGCCAGCGGAAGGTCTCCAGCACCTCGGTGACGAAGCGGGCGGCGTCCGTGCGGTCCAGCCCGCCGTCGCGCTCGGCCTTCTCGACCAGGGCGACAGCGGCGCTGGTGAAGATCTTGCGGCCGGCGAGAACCGTAGCGGCTTCTGCGCGCAGCGCTTCGTCCGCGATGAGATCGAGGCGGAGCAGCGAGGTGAAGACGCGGAACGGGTTGCGGCTGAGGCTTTCCGCGCCGACCGGGCGGAAGGCGGTGGAATGAACGGGAACGCCGGCCGTCGACAGGTCGTAGTAGCCAACCGGGAACATGCCCATGACCGCGAAGACGCGGCGCATCATGGAAAGTTCTTCCGGCGTGCCGAGGCGTATGGCACCGTGACGCTCCTCGGAAATGCGCTCCAGCGAGTCCGTGGCTTCGAGGCGCGTCTTCATATGCGGGTCGGCGGCGAGCGTCTCGTCATTCACCTTTGCGACCAGCGACATCAGCGTGCCGTAGGCCGGAACCTCGTCGCGATACATGACGGACATGGCGGCGGAAAAATCCGAGCGGATCTTGTCGGCGGAAATGTACGAATTTGCTTTCATGGGAAGCGGTCTCATCTTACAAGGAGGGAGGCCCTGTTCATTCTCAAAACGGATAATACCGGATCGTTTCCTTGAGCGATTGCGACCGTTCTGACTATGTTGATGCGAGGAAAGAATGAAGCTCAGTCGCAGGCTGATCCCTGACGTCACCACGCTGCAGGCGTTCGAATGCGCCGCCCGCCATGGCAGCTTCACGCAAGCCGCGCACGAGCTGAACCTGACCCAGAGCGCCGTCAGCCGCCAGATCAAGGACCTCGAGGAACAGCTCGGCGTGCTGCTCTTCGAGCGCGTGCGCCAGCGCGTCGTGCTGTCCGACGACGGCCGTCGCTTCTTGCCGGAGGTGCGCAAGCTGCTGCACCAGACGGAAGAGACCATGCTGCGCGCCATGGCGTCGGCTTCCTCCGAGCATAGCCTCGCCATCGCCACGCTGCCGACCTTCGGCAGCCGCTGGCTGACGCCGCGCATTCCGGGCTTCCTTGCCGAGCATCCCGGCACGATCATCAACATCGCCTCGCGCTCGGCGCCTTTCGATTTCGACGAGGAGAATTTTGACCTCGCGATCCATTACGGCCAGCCCGTCTGGGCGCGCGCGGCCTGCTCCTATCTCTGCAGCGAGGAAATCCTGCCGGCGGCGAGCCCCGAACTGCTGAAGTCCTGGAACCTTGCCGAGCCGAAGGACCTGGAACGGGCGCCGCTGCTGCACCTCGCCACGCGGCCGAAACTCTGGGCGCAGTGGTTCGAGCTGAACGGCGGCTCCGCCGACACCGCCTATCGCGGCCACCGCTTCGACCAGTTCGCCATGGTGATCGAATCGGCCGTCGCCGGCCTCGGCTTCGCGCTGCTGCCGAAATACCTGATCGAGCAGGAGCTTGCGAACGGCCGCCTTTGCGTCGTCTTCGACCGGCCGATGGAGATGGAGAACAGCTATTATCTCGTCGTTCCCGAGGGAAAGCTGGAGAACCCGCTGAGCCAGGCTTTTCGCGCCTGGATCGCCAAGCAGGTTCCGAGATGACGGGCACAAGCCCCCTTCATGCGGAGGGGGCATGACCCGGTGCTGATTTTTTGCTTTAGTGGAAGGGCCGCATCGTCGATGGTGCGATGACCATCCTCCTTCCGAAAAGACAGACCACCATGCTCAACGACCCGCGCTCCCATGGCCTCTGGGAGATGACCGCCCCATCCGCCCCGCAAACCGTCGCCTTCTCCGGCAAGGCGGATGCGGACGTGGTGATCGTCGGCGGCGGCTATACCGGCTTTTCGACCGCGCTGCACCTTGCCGAGCGCGGCACGCGGGTGATCCTGCTGGAAGGCGCCGAGATCGGCTATGGCGGCTCGGGCCGCAATGTCGGCCTCGTCAATGCCGGCATGTGGGTCATGCCGGACGAACTGCCCGGCGTGCTCGGCGACCTCTACGGCAGCCGCCTGCTCGAAGTGCTCGGCAATGCGCCGCGCCTCGTCTTCGACCTCGTCGAGAAGCACCAGATCGATTGCGAGATCAATCCGGCCGGCACGCTGCACTGCGCCGTCGGCCAGTCCGGCCTCGACGAATTGAAGCAGCGCGCCGAGCAATGGGCGCGCCGCGGCGCGCCGGTGCGCCTGCTGGATGCCGCCGAGACGGCCGCCAAGGTCGGCACCGAAGCTTATACGGGCTCGCTGCTCGACATGCGCGCCGGCACGATCCAGCCGCTCGCCTATGCGCGCGGCCTTGCCCGCGCCGCGATTGCCGCCGGCGCGAACGTCTTCACCGGCAGCCCGGTGACGGGCGCCGAGCGGAACGGCAAGCGCTGGACGGTCAACACCGCGGGCGGCTCGGTGACGGCGGACTGGGTGGTGGTCGCGACGAACGCTTACACCGTCGCCCCGTGGAACGAGGTGCGCGCCGAGCTCGTGCATCTTCCCTATTTCAACTTCGCCACCGTGCCGCTGTCGGCGGAGATGCAGGCTAAGATCCTGCCGGAAAAGCAGGGCGCCTGGGATACGCGTGAAGTTCTCTCTTCCTTCCGCTTCGACAAGCGTGGCCGGCTGGTCTTCGGCAGCGTCGGGGCGCTGCGCGGCACCGGCACCGGCATCCACAAGGCCTGGGCGCGCCGCGCGCTGAAGAAACTGTTCCCCGAGATCGGCGACGTCGCCTTCGAGGCGGAATGGTATGGCAAGATCGGCATGACGACCGACAACCTGCCGCGCTTCCATCGCCTCGCCGACAATGTCGTCGGCTTTTCCGGCTATAACGGCCGCGGCATCGCCCCCGGCACCGTTTTCGGCCGGACGCTCGCCCAGCTCGTTTCCGGCGAGATCGCCGAAATGGACCTGCCGCTGCCGGTCACCGATCCGGAGGCCCAGTCCTTCCGCTCGGTGCGCGAGGGCTACTACGAACTCGGCGCACAGATCGCCCACTTCGCTGGCGCGCGTATCTAGGCAACTCACCCCATCAAGCAGAAAGGCCGGCGTCTCCGCCGGCCTTTTCGTTTGTCACCCCATGCGCTCGGAGGCGTAGGAGCCTGGCGACGGCGGGAAGACGATGGTCTTGTTGCCGTTCATGAAGACGCGGTGATGGATATGGGCATGCACGGCGCGCGCCAGAACCTGGCTCTCCACGTCGCGACCGATCGAGACATAGTCCTCCGCCGACTGCGCATGCGTGATGCGCGCCACGTCCTGCTCGATGATCGGACCCTCGTCGAGGTCTTCCGTCACATAGTGCGCCGTCGCGCCGATCAGCTTCACGCCGCGCTCGAAGGCCTGCTTGTAGGGGTTCGCCCCCTTGAACGACGGCAGGAACGAGTGGTGGATGTTGATGATGCGGCCCGACATCTTCTTGCAGACCGCATCCGACAGCACCTGCATGTAGCGGGCAAGCACGATCAGCTCGGCCCCGGACTGCTCGACCACTTCCATCAGCCGCGCCTCGGCCTGCGGCTTGTTCTCCTTGGTCACCTTGATGTGGTGGAAGGGGATGTCGTGGTTGACGATGACCTTCTGGTAATCGAAGTGGTTCGACACGACGCCGACGATGTCGATCGGCAGCGCGCCGATCTTCCAGCGGTAGAGCAGGTCGTTGAGGCAATGGCCGAAGCGCGAGACCATCAGCAGCACCTTCATGCGCTCGTCGCTGTCGTTGAAGCGCCAGGTCATCGCGAACTTCTTGGCGACCGGAGCGAAGCCGGACTTGATGTCGTCTTCCGACACGCCTTCCTGCGACAGGAAGGTCAGGCGCATGAAGAACAGGCCCGTCTCCAGATCGTCGAACTGCGACGAATCGGAGATGTAGCACCCCTTCTCGGCGAGGTAGCCGGTGATCGCAGCGACGATGCCGCGGGTCGATTGGCAGGTTACGGTCAGGACGTGGCTTTTCATCGGTTTCAATCTCGCGTTCGGCCGGTGCTGGGGGCAGGCAACGGCGATCCCCTTTTGATGCGCCGCACATGACGGCTCGGCGCATATTTCAGGCTGCCTGCGGCTGCGCAAGCCCTGCAATGGCGAGAAGCTACGCCGCCTCTTGTCAGGAATCCCTCCGGTTCGCGACATCCAATGCGTCGAAAATGCCAAGAGATGCGATCCGCTTTCCGCAAAAGCCGGAATCGATGGCGCGCAGGTAAATTCCCGCTAGACACTATTATGGACGCATGTTCTACATAATGGACAGATTTGACCGGAGCACATCATGCATCTTTCCATGTGGACCTATCCCTGGGACATTCAGGACCAGGGGCTCGAAACGCTCGCCGCCGACCTTGTCGGCCGCGCCGGGCTGAACACGGTCAGCATGGCGACCTCCTATCATGCCGGGCGCTTCCTGCAGCCGCGCAGCCCGCAGCAGAAGGCCTATTTCCCGGAAGACGGCACGATCTATTTCCGCCCGGACGAAAGCCTCTGGCAGGGCAAGGAAATCCAGCCGCTGGTGGCACAGAACCTGATCGAACGCGGCGACATGCTGGAGGCGCTGACCAGGGCGCGCGCGACGACCGGCCTCAAGGTCTCCTGCTGGACGGTCTGCCTGCACAATACCCGCCTCGGCACGCTGCATCCCGATCATGTGACCCGCAACGCCTTCGGCAACGCCAACTATTACAATCTCTGCCCCTCCAGCCCGGCGGCACGCGACTATGTCGTGACGCTCGTGCGGGACATCACGGCGAACTACAAGCCGGACATGCTGGAGCTGGAAAGCCCCAATTTCATGGGTTACGCCCACGAGCATCACCACGAGAAGGACGGCGTCGGCCTCAATGCCGAGGACGATTTCCTGCTCTCGCTCTGCTTCTGCGATCATTGCACGGCGCGGGCGCAGAAGGCCGGCATACCCGTTGAGGCCGCGCGCAAGACCGTGGCGCGCTTCATTGCCGAAACCTGCGAGCGGGCCGTGCCGGAAAGGCAGTTCGCCGATTTTCCCGACGCCGGCATCGACGCCTTCCGGGCCTATCCCGAACTGCACGCCTTCCTCGCCTGGCGCACCGAGCCGGTGACGAGCCTGATCGGCGAGATCAAGGCGGCCGCAGATCCGGCGACACGCATCGTGCTGATCGACCTCAAGGACGCCTGGCTGGGCGGTGTCGATCTCGACGCGGTCGGCAAGCTTTGCGACGGAGCGATCCTCTGCTGCTACGACATGACTCCGGAAACCGTGGGCGACGTCATCCGGGCCGGCCGGGCGATCCTCGGCCCGGACAAGTTCCTCGGGCTGGGGCTGCGCGTCTTCTATCCGGAAGTCGACGGCCCGGAGATCCTGACGGCACGCGTGAAAAACGCCGTCGAAGCGGGCGTCGACGGCGTCAATTTCTACAATTACGGACTTATTCCGGCCAAACGCCTCGACTGGGTCGGCGAGGCGGTCGCGGCCATCAGCCGCTGATCGGCTCGGCCACCTGGATCAGGCAATCGCCCGCCTGGCTGTCGGTGTGCAGCCGGTGGGAGATGACGATGCCGCCCTCGGCAAAGCGTAGCGCTTCCTCGGGCTGATCCAGCCGTTCAAGATCGTGATACCAGCCGGCAAGATCGCCAGCGGCAACGCGCGCGCCGAGCGGAACGGCCGGCTCGAACCAGCCGCGCCGGTTGGCATAGATGCCCTGGCTGTGCCGCGACAGGGAGAGAAGCTGCAGTTCCGGCGAGGCGGGCAGCGCCTGCCGCGAGAGAACCGGCCCCTCCGCAATGCCGAGCGCCACGAGCAGCCGGTCGATGGCCGCCGCCGTGAAGGCCATGCTGTCTGGTGTCACCGTGCCGCCGCCGCCGAATTCGCCGGAAAGGCCGATTGTGCCTGCCCGGCCCGCCGCGCCCATGGAGGTCGGCGCCGCCGGGCCGTTATCGGCGATGAAGGCATGGGCCGCACCCATGGCACGCATCAATTCCAGCGAGCGGGCGAAGCGCGCCGGATCGGCCTGCCGCTCGATAAGCGTGCAGGCGAGATGGGCCATGGAGGTGCCGCCCGAATGCAGGTCCAGCACCGCATCGTGCTGTGGGAAAAGCACATGCTCCAGGAAGTGGGCGAGGCGCGCCGTCGGCGTGCCTGCGGGGTCGCCCGGGAAGGCGCGGTTGAGATTGCCGCCGTCGAAGGGCGAGCAGCGCCTGGCCGCCATCACCGCCGGCAGGTTCGCCATGGGCAGGATGGTGACGACGCCACGGATTTTTGCAACATCGAGCAGCCGCATCAGCCGGCCGAGCTGCAGCTCGCCCTCATACTCGTCGCCGTGATTGCCCGCCATGAGCAGGAGGCTCGGCCCCGCGCCGTTCTTCAGGCGCAGGATCGGGATGCGGATCTGGTAATAGGGCGAACGGTCGATGGAATAGGGGATGGCAAGGTGGCCGTCCTGCCGGCCCTCGGCCGCAAAATCGATCGGGTTGACGACGCCGCTATGCATGGTCAGAGCGCCGCGACGGCGGTCATCTCGACGCGCAGGTCCGGATCGGCAAGGCGTGCCTCGACGCAGGCGCGGGCCGGCGGGTTCGCCGGGTCGATCCAGGTATCGTAGACGCTGTTCATGGCGTCGAAATCGACGATGGCGGGCAAGAAGACGTTGACGGCGAGGAGCTTCGAGCGGTCCGTGCCGGCTTCCTTGAGCAACGCGTCGATCTTGCCGAGCACGTCGCGGGTCTGGTCCTCGATGCCGGCCTTGCGGTTTTCCGCGACCTGGCCGGCAATGTAGACGAGACCGCCATAGGAGACGGCCTGGCTCATGCGCGAGCCCTTCTGGTAACGCTGGATCATGGTGTTTTCCTTTCGTCCTGGGAGGATCAGCCGAAGCTGGTGAGGTAGGCCGTCACGACCTGGTGGTCGGGGTCGAGGCCGTAGAGGATGGCGTGCCGGTCGAGGCAGGTGCAGGGGTGGGAAATGCCGAACTCCACCACATCGCCCACGGCGACCGCACTGCCGGCGGGAAGGGCGACGAAGGCGTGCTGGTCGTTAAGGCGCAGCACCTCGGCACTGGTGAGGTCGGCGGCCTTCGCGCCGTCCCGGTAGAGCGCCAGCGGGCGCGGCAGGCCCTGGTCGATGGCGACGTCGCGCAGGCCCATGCCGCAGATGGCAAGGCCGGGCTCCGGCAGCGACAGGACTTCCGCCCAGACGCGCAGCGCCGGCTGGAATTCCCGCGCCACCGAATGGACCTTGCCGCCGAAGCGGAAGCCTTCGCGCGCATCGAGGCCGGAAAGGCCACGCTCGTAGACGCCGTGATCGTGGAAGAAGATCGCCCCGCTGCGCAGGATCAGCTTGCAATCGGGATCGGCCGAAACGGCTGCGGAAAGGCCGGCGACGACACGGTCGAAGAAGACCGAACCGCCGGCGGTGACGAGAAGCGGCCGCTCCTTGCCGATCCGGGCGCGCACTTCGGGCAGGAAGGCGGCGGTCAGGGTGACGAGGCCGTCGATGCGGCGCAGCGTCTCCGCCGCATCCGCTGTTGCGGCCGCGCCTTCATAGGCGGCGATGCCGGTGAGCTTGAAGTTCGGGCTTTCCGCCGGAAGGATCACGTCGAGGATCGCGTTCGCGGCGTCAGCGCTGCGCGCCCCGGCGCGGCCGGCGCCGAACTCGACCAGCAGGCCCAGCGGCGGCAGGTCGCTCCGCTCTCGCCATGCGGCGACGAGCGCTTCGGCGAGCGGCACGGAATCGACGAAGATATGCACCTCGGCCGAGGGATAGCCGGCCAGCAGGGCGGCGAGGCGGCGCGCGGCGGCGGGACCGCCGATCTCGTTGGCGAGGATCAGCCGGCGCTGGCCGGCCTTCAGCATCACGGCGGCCTGCCTTATATCGGCGACCGTCGTGCCCCAGGCCCCGGCGGCCAGCAGCGCGCCGGAAATCGCCGTCGACATGGGCGTCTTTGCATGGGGCGCGATCTCGACGCCGTGATCCCTCACATAGGCCATCATCAGGTCGACATTGGTGGCGAAGGCCTGCTGGTCGAGCGAGATCAGCGGCAGCGCCATCTCGCCGTCATAGGGCTTCCAGCCTTGTGCGCCGATGGCGTCGAGCGGCAGGGGGGCATGGCCCGGCGGAAAGCCGCGGATACGGTCGTCGATGACGGGATTGCCGGTTCCGGTGGTGTGAAGGTCAGACATGGTGCTCTCCCATCCCGAGACGGTAGGTCTCGTTCGCGGTGGTGAAGAAAAGGGCGCGCTGCTCGTCGAGCGACAGGGATGCAGCCGCGTTGCGGAAGACGCCGTAGACCTCGTCGAAGGTGGCGTGCAGGCCGGCGACCGGGAAATCGCTGGCGAACATCGACCGCGACGGGCCGAAACAGTCCAGGCAATGGTCTATCACCGCGCCGAGGCTTTCGGGCGTCCAGTCATTGTCATAGGCGACGAGGTCGGAGATTTTCAGACGGGCATTCGGCTCCCCGCCGAGCGCGCGAAGGCCCTTGCGCCAGAGCGCCATGCCTTCCGCGCTGCGGTCGGCCGGGCTGCCGCCGTGATTGAGCACGAAGAGCGTATCCGGGAAGGATCGCATGAGATGCAACGCCTCCTCCATCTGCCAGGGATAGAGCATGAGGTCGAAGACGAAGCCGA
This DNA window, taken from Shinella zoogloeoides, encodes the following:
- a CDS encoding succinylglutamate desuccinylase/aspartoacylase family protein, encoding MHSGVVNPIDFAAEGRQDGHLAIPYSIDRSPYYQIRIPILRLKNGAGPSLLLMAGNHGDEYEGELQLGRLMRLLDVAKIRGVVTILPMANLPAVMAARRCSPFDGGNLNRAFPGDPAGTPTARLAHFLEHVLFPQHDAVLDLHSGGTSMAHLACTLIERQADPARFARSLELMRAMGAAHAFIADNGPAAPTSMGAAGRAGTIGLSGEFGGGGTVTPDSMAFTAAAIDRLLVALGIAEGPVLSRQALPASPELQLLSLSRHSQGIYANRRGWFEPAVPLGARVAAGDLAGWYHDLERLDQPEEALRFAEGGIVISHRLHTDSQAGDCLIQVAEPISG
- a CDS encoding RidA family protein translates to MIQRYQKGSRMSQAVSYGGLVYIAGQVAENRKAGIEDQTRDVLGKIDALLKEAGTDRSKLLAVNVFLPAIVDFDAMNSVYDTWIDPANPPARACVEARLADPDLRVEMTAVAAL
- a CDS encoding alanine racemase — its product is MSDLHTTGTGNPVIDDRIRGFPPGHAPLPLDAIGAQGWKPYDGEMALPLISLDQQAFATNVDLMMAYVRDHGVEIAPHAKTPMSTAISGALLAAGAWGTTVADIRQAAVMLKAGQRRLILANEIGGPAAARRLAALLAGYPSAEVHIFVDSVPLAEALVAAWRERSDLPPLGLLVEFGAGRAGARSADAANAILDVILPAESPNFKLTGIAAYEGAAATADAAETLRRIDGLVTLTAAFLPEVRARIGKERPLLVTAGGSVFFDRVVAGLSAAVSADPDCKLILRSGAIFFHDHGVYERGLSGLDAREGFRFGGKVHSVAREFQPALRVWAEVLSLPEPGLAICGMGLRDVAIDQGLPRPLALYRDGAKAADLTSAEVLRLNDQHAFVALPAGSAVAVGDVVEFGISHPCTCLDRHAILYGLDPDHQVVTAYLTSFG
- the purU gene encoding formyltetrahydrofolate deformylase; translation: MKSHVLTVTCQSTRGIVAAITGYLAEKGCYISDSSQFDDLETGLFFMRLTFLSQEGVSEDDIKSGFAPVAKKFAMTWRFNDSDERMKVLLMVSRFGHCLNDLLYRWKIGALPIDIVGVVSNHFDYQKVIVNHDIPFHHIKVTKENKPQAEARLMEVVEQSGAELIVLARYMQVLSDAVCKKMSGRIINIHHSFLPSFKGANPYKQAFERGVKLIGATAHYVTEDLDEGPIIEQDVARITHAQSAEDYVSIGRDVESQVLARAVHAHIHHRVFMNGNKTIVFPPSPGSYASERMG